A single genomic interval of Danio aesculapii chromosome 5, fDanAes4.1, whole genome shotgun sequence harbors:
- the cmklr1 gene encoding chemokine-like receptor 1 encodes MDLLDFDSAYDYENYGNVTDYGNSTFSNLTFEETYNHHTAQNMCFTQVLCMLLLVINMLICLLGLCGNGVVIWIAGFAMKKSVNTTWYLSLAVSDFIFCACLPFNIAYSATSNWIFGLFMCKFTSFVMFLNMFSSIFILVIISVDRCIAVMFPVWAQNHRTIGKASVLIILAWIASTALSIPSIVYRDVQNHLGTNHCMNNYTSSRYGHKVIAVSRFIFGFLIPFILIILCYTVIIVRLRASQMAKSNKPFKIMTALILTFFLCWLPYHTFVLIEFNQTFNTDIIRLGMQIGTITAAANSFLNPVLYVFMGNDFRKRFKSSILSKIENAIGEEGRTISRYLSRSSSVDARASTHI; translated from the coding sequence aTGGATTTACTAGACTTTGACTCAGCATATGATTACGAAAACTATGGAAATGTCACCGACTATGGAAATTCCACCTTCAGCAATTTAACCTTCGAAGAAACTTATAACCACCACACAGCCCAAAACATGTGTTTCACTCAGGTCCTCTGCATGCTGTTGCTGGTGATCAACATGCTTATCTGTCTGCTGGGTCTTTGTGGAAATGGCGTGGTCATCTGGATTGCAGGGTTTGCCATGAAGAAGTCAGTCAACACCACCTGGTACCTGAGTCTGGCCGTGTCTGACTTCATATTCTGCGCCTGTTTGCCTTTTAACATCGCCTACAGCGCCACATCTAACTGGATCTTCGGCCTCTTCATGTGCAAGTTCACTTCGTTTGTCATGTTCCTTAACATGTTCAGCAGCATCTTCATCCTGGTCATCATCAGCGTGGACCGTTGCATCGCCGTCATGTTCCCTGTTTGGGCACAAAATCACCGCACCATTGGAAAAGCGTCAGTGTTGATCATACTTGCCTGGATTGCCTCCACAGCTTTAAGCATCCCATCAATTGTGTACCGTGATGTCCAGAATCATCTGGGCACAAACCATTGCATGAACAACTACACGTCCAGCAGGTATGGCCATAAAGTCATTGCTGTGAGCCGCTTTATCTTTGGCTTTTTGATTCCATTCATCCTCATCATCCTTTGCTACACGGTTATCATTGTTAGATTGAGAGCTTCCCAGATGGCCAAAtccaacaaaccatttaaaatcATGACAGCTCTCATCCTGACCTTCTTCCTTTGCTGGTTGCCGTACCATACATTTGTGCTAATCGAATTTAACCAGACCTTTAATACTGACATCATTCGTCTTGGGATGCAAATAGGCACCATCACTGCTGCCGCGAACAGCTTCCTGAACCCTGTGTTGTATGTGTTCATGGGCAATGACTTCAGAAAGAGGTTCAAGAGCTCCATCTTATCCAAGATTGAGAATGCTATTGGAGAAGAAGGACGAACCATCAGTCGCTATCTGTCCCGCTCAAGCTCGGTGGACGCCAGGGCTTCCACTCATATCTGA